The segment GCCAAACAGTAACACCGAGAGAGGTTGTCCAAAAGACATTGAATTTCTCTGAGGAACTGAAATTCTATTACGAACTCTATCAGATCCCTCCTCTTCCATTTCCAAGAGAAGAACTCGAACTATTTCTTCGAGATTCTAGAGGACAATCTGAATCTTGTCAATCCTGCCTTTAAAACTTTTCTAAAGTATAAAACGTACATCACGAACGCCATGGAGCTTCCATATTCCAACGCTAAACTGGAAGCGACCAATAAACTCATCAAAGACATCAAGAGGCAGGCTTTCGGGTTTAGGAACTTTACGAACTTTAAAACAAAGATATATATTGCTTTAAACATCAAAAATGGGAGTGGGAAAGAACTCGACCAAGATAAAAAGAGTTCGTCTTCCCACCCCCGCACAGTTGATTAGGCCAGATTTGGAGTGTAAAACACGAACAAATCCGCCAATCAACCACTGCGCTGAGATGTTGACACGAACTCTGAGTGGTGGTCCTGGGCTTTTTGCCCAGCCTCTAGGTGTTAGCTTTTCGTCTACCCACTACAGTTGACAAAGAGCCATTAAAAATTATTATTTCCTTACCAAGTAATCCCCCATGTATTATGCAAGTTCTTTGAGCTGCAAAGCACACATAAATATCACTAATAAATATAATTGCTTTGTGATAATTATTTAAGAGGCGAATTAAGTTCAAAAATTTAATGCCGAAATTAAAGATACTATAATCTAATTCCTAATAGCCATTCAAAAATATAATCATTAACTTTTACAAAAAATTGCTCATGACCATATTCTGGAACAATCTGCATGTTTTTTTTCACAATTTAATCTGTTAAAAATAGCAAATTGTGTTGATGGTGGACATACTTCATCTTCTAGCCCTGTAACAAAACCTACAGGACAACTTATTCTATGGGCTAAATTTTTTACATCTATATACGATAAAGTATGTAATATGTCTTCTTCAGTTTCATGAAACGGATCCGTAAATTTGAAGTATCTGAACAATTCATCGTAAGCTTCTGAGTTGTTACCAAGTTCTAAGACCCTTTTAAAGTCACTTAAAAATGGATATACAGTCATAACTTTAGAAATTTTAGGATTTAATGCCGCTGCCACCAAAGCTAATGCTCCACCTTGAGATGCACCATATGCAAAGAGATGTGTGCTTTCAACAAAGTCAAATGCCGAAACAATCTCAACCAAGCGGTAAACATCCAAATATACATCTTTAAAGAATAACTTTGATGGTCCCTCAATCATTCCCCTAATTACTTGTCCTTTAGCAGTTGTTCCTTCAAAACGCCCAAAATCTTGAGATTTGCCAGCCTGACCTCGAACATCCATCGCAATTACACCATAGCCAACTGCAACAAATTTTAAAAGTTCAGACCACTCCCTACTTTGACCCTGGTATCCATGGAAATGAAATATGACAGGAATTTTCTTATCCGTTTTCGGAAATAAACATTTTGCATATACTTTAGAAAAGTCCGTTCCTTCAAAATACAATTCATATGTTTTTATTACATCAGTAGTACAGTCTCTTTCAAATAATTCATAGGAAATTGGATGTTCTACAGATGCTATAGCATCTGACCAGAATTTATCAATATCATCGGGTTTTTCCTGTCTCCCATAATATTGTTTCATTTGTTCTAGTGACATCGTTTCAATCATAACTCACCTTATCTAATGGATGTTTTTGAATAAAATGATAGAATGCGCCTAACATACCGGCCGCATTTTCATGTTCCGCAAATAGTAATTTTGTTTTTTCAGAAAGATGGGGAAGAAGATGTTGTTTTAATGACATTTGCAGTTTTGGTTCTAAATATTCTTTTTGCCCCATAATGCCCCCACCAAGAACTATTACTTCTGGATTGACAACATAACAAATCGAAGCTATGCCTTTACATAATGTATCAACCAACCGATGTATTGCTGCTTGACAAATTCTATTTCCAGCCTTTGCTTCTGCAAAGACCCTGAAACCATCCCATTCGCCTTCTGAATCTTCATGTAATTCAGCTACATAACTGACCAAGGCTTTTGTAGAAGCAATACTTTGGAACTCCCCTTCAGCCAGTGGAATATAGCCTACTTCACAGGCCGCATTACTAAATCCATGATATATTTCCTTGTTTATTAACAGACAGCCACCGATGCCTGTGCCAACGGTTAAACATAGTACAATTTTAGCATCTTTACCTGCTCCAGAAATCCCTTCAGCCAGGCCAGCACAGTTGACATCATTTTCCATTTCACAAGGCAGACCAAATGTTGCCTCGATTACAGCCTTAAATTTTGTTCCAGCGTAGTTAGGAATTTGTGGACCGGAGTAGAAGATTTCCCCCTTCTCATGGTCGACCATGCCTGCTGAGGAGATGGCTACACCATCAATGCCTGAGCTTTCCTTGTATTTTCCAACCAAATCCTTAACCGTCGCAAGGATATGCGGACCACCCAGATGAGCCTGGGTATCCATTTTATGCTGCTCTAGGAGCTGCCCTGCCTGGTCAACCAGGCCATACTTAATCTGGGTACCTCCTATATCTACTGCTAAATAGCGTGTCATAGGTTACCTCCATTAGCCGATAAAGGTCGCCTTAGCCTGCACAATCATGTCCGCCGCTTCCTTGGCAATGGCCAAATCCGCCTCATTTAGTGAAGACAGGGGTTCCCGAACAGATCCGATGTCCAGGCCTTCATTGATACGGAGAACTTCCTTGATGACAGCGTACATGTGACCGTGACCAGAGCAGAGTTTTGTAATAATTCGATTGATTTCAGCCTGGAGTTCACGGGCTTTTTCCAATTCTTTCTTAGCAATCAAATCATATAGGGCCAGAAAGAGTTCCGGCATAGAACCGTAGGTCCCACCGATACCACCGCCAGCTCCCATGAGACGACCGCCCAAGAATTGCTCATCTGGACCATTGAAGACAATGTAGTCTGGACCAGCAATGTTGATAAAGGTGTCAATGTCTTGCACTGGCATGGATGAATTTTTCACCCCGATGACACGAGGATTCTTCAGCATTTCCTTGTAGAGGCTTGGCGTCAAAGCCACACCAGCCAACTGCGGAATGTTGTAAATCATGAAGTCCGTATTTGGTGCAGCACTGCTGATGCCGTTCCAGTAGTCAGCGATGCCGTACTCTGGTAGGCGGAAATAGATCGGCGGAATAGCTGCAATGGCATCAACACCCAATTCTTCAGAGTGACGGGCCAATTCTTGACTGTCCTTGAGATTGTTGCAGGCCACATGGTTAATAATGGTCAATTTACCACGCGCCTCTTCCATGACTGCCTCAAGGACCTGCTTGCGGTCTGCCACACTCTGGTAGATGCATTCACCAGACGAACCATTGACATAAAGACCTTTCACACCCTTGTCAATAAAGTAACGGGTCAGAGCCTTGACACGGTCCGAATCAATTTCTCCATTTTCGCCGTAACAGGCATAAAATGCTGGGATAATTCCTTTGTATTTTTCTAAATGAGACATTTTTTTACTTCCTATTCTTTTATTTTTTAAAGTGAATAGGGCTAGCATAACTGCAAGCCCTATCAATATTATTACTTAATGATTTCTGAGAGCTTAACTTTTCTATCTTCATTTAGAGAAAGGGTACAAGCATCTGCTGAGGCAATAGCTTCCAACGCAGCTTCTCCAGTAAGTAATTTCTTATATTCGTCAGATACAGATCCGCCTTCCATGATTTCATGAAGGAATTTCATTTCTTTATTGATAATCGAGGCTAGCCACATTGGTGTACGTTTGCCAGGTTTACCATAAGCAATAGCACCATCCATTTCTGTACTATAATAAATTCTAGTACGATCGTCATCCTCTTCTTGGGACTCATGCACCAAGAAATGAGTCTCTTGACCATTCACTTTCAAAGTACCTTTCGTGTTAAACATATCTAGTTTGATTGCCCCTTTTGTACCTTGAATTAGAACATAATGTTCACCCCAATGATATGCTGATCCCCATTCTAAAACTGCAAATCGTTTTCCTGGGAATTCCATATTTACAATAATCATATCATCTTCATCACCAAAGTTCTCTCCGACGTGGGCCACATTACCTCCAATCATAGTAACGGTTTCAGGTAGTCCACCCATGATAAATTGTACACAATCCAATTCATGAATATGATGGTATAGATGTCCACCGGATTTCTCACGAATTTTCTTCCATGAAACTGTCTCCTGCATTTCTTCCCATCCATTACGAGCAGTGTGAACATATAAAATATCACCAATTGCTCCTTCGCTAATCAATTTTTTGGCATGCTGTACGCCATTAAAGAAGTTCATGATATGTCCTGCCATGAATGTAACACCACATTCTTTACAAGTCTCCACCATCTCCTTACAATCTTCAAAATTCAAGGCAATTGGTTTTTCACAGAATACATGCTTCCCATTCCTTGCAGCTTTAATAACTGGCTCTTTATGGAGGTAGTTTGGCGTTGCAACGATAACACAGTCCACGTCTTCACTTGAAACGAGGTCGTCAAGAGAGCTTACTTCTACTGCTCCTAACTCTTCAGCAATCGGACCAGCATTTTCTGGATCATAAACTTTTGTGATGATAGCTCCATCATTAAGTTTCAAATATCGTGCCAATTCTGCACCAAAATAACCTGTTCCTACTACACCATATCTAATCATTTAATTTCCCTCTTTCTTAATTATTAATGATATCTGAAATTTCTAAATCTACATACTGCACTACGTCCGACAAATGCAACTCATTTCTTGACCATGAATCATATTTTTCAAATAATAACCCTAGATGGCCGTTTGGTAATTCTGTAATTGCTGAATATGAATAACCAAATTTTGGTAAATCAACATTGTAAGAATACTTCCACTCTACAGTATCATCACTATTAATCAAGCCTATCCAAATTTGACCAGTTCTACGACCAGAAGAATTATTTGGTGTTGACAGAATAATTGCATCTTTTCCATCAATTTTTTTAGAATATTTAATTGCTGTTACTTGAGTTCCATAGTTTGTTTGAACAATATGATCTAAGTAGAATACATCCGACCATGATTCTCCTGAATCATAGCTTGTCATATAAGCAATTTTGCCAGTTGTTGTTCTAAAGAATGTACGAATCACACCTTCTCTAAGTTCGACCATCTGTGCTTCAGCAGTTGCGTTTTTGAAAGGAACTGGTGCAGAAGATTTTTTCCAGTTTAACCCTCCATCATCAGTAATTAAGTATGTTAACTCACCACGAGTATAGGTGGCAAATATTGTACGACTACTGTTTGATAGCGATAATCCTTGTCCTGGACTAAAGTATGGCGCGTTATGATTAATTCCTAAGAACGGAGGAAACAATTTAAAGTTGCTCCAGGTTTCGCCTTTATCTTTACTAATGGTGTAACCTAAGTAATTCGTTCTTGCTACTTTAAATAAAGAATCCTTATAAAACACATTCATAGGAACATGCTTGCCATTATGAAACTCTTGCAAGCTACCATTATCGTAACTAACAGAGTACTGTTCTACCGTTAATGGCTTATCTGCTTCAAAAACTTCATATCTGTCGTTTAATCTATAATTTGTCGGTGTATTCCCAGTATCCTCATAAATAACACCGTCTTCACGAACCGAATAATTATAGTCTGCATCTCCCTCTTTTTTCAATTTCAGGTAATATTTACCTTCAATCTCTTTATATCCTGAGTCGTTCCGATTAGCGTTTCCATTTCCAATGCCAAACGGCATAGCATCTGCTAACATAATTACATTGCCAGTTGTCCGGTCTTCTACTAAAGCAGAGTCAATAAATGATGCACTACCATTTATTTGTGCGTCTCTTAAGCCTGTCGCTCTTGGCCAAGTCAATAGCTCCTCAGCATAATCATCAAATTTCAATGTCAATTGTGGAGTCGACCAATTCTGCCCGTTATCATCACTATACGAGGTAGCAATATTAATCTTGCTTTTAGAATCATGTGTGCCACCATATCGAGCATCAATACTTGATAATACTCTCCCATTACTCAATGTATACAATGTTGGAATACGGAAGTAATTGGCATTAGTAGCATCACCAGATCTAAAAATGTAACTATACGGTAACTGACCAACCTTACCCTGAATTTCTTCATCAGATAATATACGATTATAGATTGAAAGCTGGCTAACTTGACCGTTCATAGTATATGCATCGCGTCCTTCTCTATTCACGCTACCAACACTTACATTATCAAGTCCCCCAATACCTGAAATTGGAAGAAAATTATTAACAGTCTCTGAAATAATTTTCGTACCATTCACATAAACTGTATATGTCTTTGCAGTTGAATCAGCTATAAATACAACTGTATTTTCAACTGGCTCTCCTTTATGTATTCCCCAAATTGACGCTGGGCGGCTAAATAGATAATTAATGCCTCTTTGTTGATCTCGAACCTCTATTCCAATCTCTCCGGTATCTCTCATAAATATTGAGAAATAATTATTTCTAAAACCTGCTTTACTATTAGATGCTCCGAATAGAGCTTGTAATTGATTTGGTGTGTTCGATTTAAATTTTAAGACTACACTCTGAGTTTCTCCACTAATTTTATCAAATGCCTCAGAAGTAATGTCTATACCTTTATTGTTTAAAACATAATTACCAGAATGGAATTCATTTGAATTTTCCACCACTGAAATATTACTTTCTTCTGATTGAACAACTATTGTCGAAACAGATGTTAATAATGTAGTTGATAAAAGGATAATACCAAACATTGAAATTAACTTATTATTTTTCATTCTTTACCTCTTTATTTCACAGAACCTTCACTTAATCCACTAGCAATCTTATTTTGAATAATTGAGAAGAAAATGATTGATGGAAGTACTACAATGACAGATGCTGCCATCATGTCTCCCCAATCAAGAATTTCAGAACCATTTAATGACCGCAATGCTACAGCGACTGTCATTTTACTTGTATCATTTATCATAATCAGCGCATATAAAAATTCATTCCAAGCATTGATAAATGTATAAATCGCAGTTGCAACAATACCTGGAGCCACAATTGGCAATACAACTTTATAGAATGTTACAAATTTATTTGCTCCATCAATCCTTGCCGCTTCTTCTATACCAATTGGAACAGTTTGAAAGAATCCAACTAATAACCAAACAGCATATGGCACACTAAACGAAAGATAAATTAGCATTAAGCCAAATAAACTATTTGTCAAACCTGCCTTAGCAATTGCAATTGAGTATGGAATTGCAAGTAGAATTGGCGGGAAGATATAAGTCGTTACCAGCAAGCGTGACATGATCGCTCCCAATTTTGGGAAAAAGCGTACAATACCATATGCAGCCATTGAAGATATAATGGTTGCAACTACCGTTGCTGATAATGCAAGTAATAATGAGTTACGAATATTTGTAATAAAATTTAAATCATTAATTACATGTGTAAAATAATCAAATGTAAATGTTTGTGGCCAAAATCTAGTTGGAAATTGTGTTAATTCTCCCTTACCTTTGATTGAAGAAATAATAATCCAAACCAGAGGAAAAATTGCGATAATCGTCGCACTGGCCAAGAAAAGATGAGAAAAAATGTCTAATAGAAGTCCGTTTTTCTTCTTCATTATTTACCACCTTCCTTTTCCCATTTACTGATAATTCCAAAATATACAAAACAAACTGCCAATAAGAAGATAAATAATAAAACAGTGACAGCTGATGCTCGACCTAATAATTTTGTTCCCCAACCTAAGTTATATGCGAAGATAGGCAGAGTCATTGTTGAGTTGGAAGGTCCACCACCAGTAATTAGATAGATAAGGTCAAAGTTATTGAAAATCCAAACTGTTCTTAAAACAACCAATAACCCTACAACCACTTTGATATGTGGGAATGTAATGTATCTAAAAACTTGAAATGTTGATGCTCCATCAATTCTTGCTGCTTCAAATTGTTCCTGTGGAACAGTTTGAAGAGCAGATAAAACATTGACCATAATCATTGGTGCACCAAACCAAATATTGATGAATACCAAACAAATAAATGCCCAGGTACTGTCTGCCAAGAACGATGGCGCCATGTCCATCAAACCAAGTTTAACAATCATATTCGGTAAATAGCCATATACACCATTCAAAATCCATTGCCATGAAAATGCAATGACAATCGTAGGAAAAGCCCATGGAATGATGAGCAATGTCCGATATAACTTTTTAAATCGTTTTACTCTATGTAATGCCAACGCTAAACCAAATCCAACTAGTACTTGTCCAGTTAAGGAGAATATCGTCCATTTCAATGAATTAAAGAAGGCATTAAAGAAATTTGGATCTGATAGTACTTTTACATAGTTATCAAAACCTACGAACTTGTAATTCGGCATGATTAAATGTTTGTTAGTGAAACTATAGTAAATACTTGAGAAAAAGGGATAAACAAATAGTAAACCAACTATAATCATTGCCGGAAGTACAAAAATCCATCTAGTCAAATTTCTATCTTTGACCATATTTTACTCCCTTCAATTAATGGTTTGGAGATAATTATCTCTAATTATCCCCAAACAAATTACTCAATTTCTACAGCTACTGATTCAAATATATCGTTTAATTGTTTTTCCGCATCTTTAGCTGCTTCCATTGGGTCTTTCCCATTTGAGACAATTTCTTGGAACATTTGTTCAATGATGTGTTGGTTAGTTAACAAACCAGCTTGCACACTTGGTTTATTTTCATAACCAATTGCTGTACCTGATTTAACTGCGTCTAAGATAACTTCTTCTGCATGTTGGAATTTTTGACGAGTTTCATTTTCTTTATATCCTGGAAGATCTGTAATACCACTGATTGAAGGCAACATTCCTACAGGTGTAGAATCAAGGAACTCCAAATAGTTGTCATCTTGATACAAATATTCAAGGAAAGCTTTAGCAACTTCTGGATGTTTTGAATTTTTCCAAACAACCATTGGAATATTTGAAGTTTCAATACCGTGAGTTTCATCTGATTCATTGATTTTTGGCATTGGATAAGCATCAATTGAATCTAATAAATGTGGGCTGTTAGCTTCAACACCTCCAATATGGAATCCAGAGTTGAAGTCGAAGGCTGTCTTACCTTGATAGAAGAGGGTTGCTTGTTGCAATACGTTGAAGTTTAATGCATCTTTAGGGGAAATTTCATTAAACATCTTTACCCAATATTTAATTCCTTCTTGAGCCAAATCGCTTGTTAGGTCAACTTTTAAATCATCAGTAATCAGGCTTCCCCCACCACTGCGAACATAGAAATTCAAGAAGCGTGTACCCATCAAGTCATTTGTTCCAAATGGGACTGAAATTCCATAGACATCATCTTTGGTCAATTTTTTACTCGCTTCATATAATTCGTCCCATGTTTTTGGCACTTCGATATTGTTTTCTTTAAGTAAGTCAGTCCGAACCCACATAACTTGTGCGTGTGAGTAAAGTGGAATAGAATAGTATTCATCTCCAATTTTCGCTTCATTCAGGGCTGTCTCATTGAAACGTTCCTTACCAATATGATCAATCGTATCATTAAGTGGAAGAATCGCATCAGAGTTTATCATCTCCATTACGTGTCCTGGAAGAGCTGTACTAATATCCGGAACATTACCGTTAGCTAAACCAGTAGTCCATTTTGTATAGAAGTCACCCCAAGAAAAAGTTTCAATTTTAATTTTTACTTTTGGATTTTGTTCCATAAATTCATCAGCTGATTTTTGGATACTTTCCAATCGTGGCCCCTGGGTGAAAGAATGCCACATAACAATTTCGCCCGACAATTCTCCAGAATCACTCGTTGCAGTTTTTTCTGTATCAGTCGATCCACTTGCACAGGCTGCTAACCCAATTGTAGTTAAAAACAAACCTGTATACTTTATAAATTTGGATAGTTTGCTCATTTTATATTCCTCCTAATTTTTTATAAATGAACTTTAAATACTATTTTTTTAACTGGAAATTCATTGATTCCCACCTTTGGCTGATGTAAATCCTGGGGAAACGTAATCAAGCATGTTCCAGCATCCAACTTCACAATTTGTTCAATTTCACCTTCAAATAACTCTATATCATTTTCTGAATCATATGGATGAGTCACTTGAGTACTACTTCTTGATGACGTCGCCATAGCCTCTACATTACTTACAACCAAGTGAATGTCTAAATATTTTTTATGAGTTTCAAAAAATTCCCCTGGTTTTCCGTCTGCTATATATGTAAAGCAATTACCAAATAGGTTATCACCATCGATATCAATATTACCTTCAGGCAAATTCAGTAAATCAGTTTCTTCAACATATTTTACCAATTTATCAAAATGTGGATTCAAACACTTGTATGTGGCTAAATCAGAGATATTCGTAATTATCATATTCCCTCCTTTAACTAATATTTAGTCTCTTTACAAATACCCTCTACTGCTTGTATAAAACGCTGTGCAATTTCTTTTGGTCTAGTTATCGCTCCTCCAATGACAATGCCAGCTGGATTTAGCTTCGCAACACTCAAAGCATCTTCGATGGT is part of the Streptococcus suis genome and harbors:
- a CDS encoding dihydrodipicolinate synthase family protein — encoded protein: MSHLEKYKGIIPAFYACYGENGEIDSDRVKALTRYFIDKGVKGLYVNGSSGECIYQSVADRKQVLEAVMEEARGKLTIINHVACNNLKDSQELARHSEELGVDAIAAIPPIYFRLPEYGIADYWNGISSAAPNTDFMIYNIPQLAGVALTPSLYKEMLKNPRVIGVKNSSMPVQDIDTFINIAGPDYIVFNGPDEQFLGGRLMGAGGGIGGTYGSMPELFLALYDLIAKKELEKARELQAEINRIITKLCSGHGHMYAVIKEVLRINEGLDIGSVREPLSSLNEADLAIAKEAADMIVQAKATFIG
- a CDS encoding Gfo/Idh/MocA family protein encodes the protein MIRYGVVGTGYFGAELARYLKLNDGAIITKVYDPENAGPIAEELGAVEVSSLDDLVSSEDVDCVIVATPNYLHKEPVIKAARNGKHVFCEKPIALNFEDCKEMVETCKECGVTFMAGHIMNFFNGVQHAKKLISEGAIGDILYVHTARNGWEEMQETVSWKKIREKSGGHLYHHIHELDCVQFIMGGLPETVTMIGGNVAHVGENFGDEDDMIIVNMEFPGKRFAVLEWGSAYHWGEHYVLIQGTKGAIKLDMFNTKGTLKVNGQETHFLVHESQEEDDDRTRIYYSTEMDGAIAYGKPGKRTPMWLASIINKEMKFLHEIMEGGSVSDEYKKLLTGEAALEAIASADACTLSLNEDRKVKLSEIIK
- a CDS encoding YhcH/YjgK/YiaL family protein gives rise to the protein MIITNISDLATYKCLNPHFDKLVKYVEETDLLNLPEGNIDIDGDNLFGNCFTYIADGKPGEFFETHKKYLDIHLVVSNVEAMATSSRSSTQVTHPYDSENDIELFEGEIEQIVKLDAGTCLITFPQDLHQPKVGINEFPVKKIVFKVHL
- a CDS encoding ABC transporter substrate-binding protein; the protein is MSKLSKFIKYTGLFLTTIGLAACASGSTDTEKTATSDSGELSGEIVMWHSFTQGPRLESIQKSADEFMEQNPKVKIKIETFSWGDFYTKWTTGLANGNVPDISTALPGHVMEMINSDAILPLNDTIDHIGKERFNETALNEAKIGDEYYSIPLYSHAQVMWVRTDLLKENNIEVPKTWDELYEASKKLTKDDVYGISVPFGTNDLMGTRFLNFYVRSGGGSLITDDLKVDLTSDLAQEGIKYWVKMFNEISPKDALNFNVLQQATLFYQGKTAFDFNSGFHIGGVEANSPHLLDSIDAYPMPKINESDETHGIETSNIPMVVWKNSKHPEVAKAFLEYLYQDDNYLEFLDSTPVGMLPSISGITDLPGYKENETRQKFQHAEEVILDAVKSGTAIGYENKPSVQAGLLTNQHIIEQMFQEIVSNGKDPMEAAKDAEKQLNDIFESVAVEIE
- a CDS encoding ROK family protein, with the protein product MTRYLAVDIGGTQIKYGLVDQAGQLLEQHKMDTQAHLGGPHILATVKDLVGKYKESSGIDGVAISSAGMVDHEKGEIFYSGPQIPNYAGTKFKAVIEATFGLPCEMENDVNCAGLAEGISGAGKDAKIVLCLTVGTGIGGCLLINKEIYHGFSNAACEVGYIPLAEGEFQSIASTKALVSYVAELHEDSEGEWDGFRVFAEAKAGNRICQAAIHRLVDTLCKGIASICYVVNPEVIVLGGGIMGQKEYLEPKLQMSLKQHLLPHLSEKTKLLFAEHENAAGMLGAFYHFIQKHPLDKVSYD
- a CDS encoding sialidase family protein; this translates as MKNNKLISMFGIILLSTTLLTSVSTIVVQSEESNISVVENSNEFHSGNYVLNNKGIDITSEAFDKISGETQSVVLKFKSNTPNQLQALFGASNSKAGFRNNYFSIFMRDTGEIGIEVRDQQRGINYLFSRPASIWGIHKGEPVENTVVFIADSTAKTYTVYVNGTKIISETVNNFLPISGIGGLDNVSVGSVNREGRDAYTMNGQVSQLSIYNRILSDEEIQGKVGQLPYSYIFRSGDATNANYFRIPTLYTLSNGRVLSSIDARYGGTHDSKSKINIATSYSDDNGQNWSTPQLTLKFDDYAEELLTWPRATGLRDAQINGSASFIDSALVEDRTTGNVIMLADAMPFGIGNGNANRNDSGYKEIEGKYYLKLKKEGDADYNYSVREDGVIYEDTGNTPTNYRLNDRYEVFEADKPLTVEQYSVSYDNGSLQEFHNGKHVPMNVFYKDSLFKVARTNYLGYTISKDKGETWSNFKLFPPFLGINHNAPYFSPGQGLSLSNSSRTIFATYTRGELTYLITDDGGLNWKKSSAPVPFKNATAEAQMVELREGVIRTFFRTTTGKIAYMTSYDSGESWSDVFYLDHIVQTNYGTQVTAIKYSKKIDGKDAIILSTPNNSSGRRTGQIWIGLINSDDTVEWKYSYNVDLPKFGYSYSAITELPNGHLGLLFEKYDSWSRNELHLSDVVQYVDLEISDIINN
- a CDS encoding carbohydrate ABC transporter permease; this translates as MKKKNGLLLDIFSHLFLASATIIAIFPLVWIIISSIKGKGELTQFPTRFWPQTFTFDYFTHVINDLNFITNIRNSLLLALSATVVATIISSMAAYGIVRFFPKLGAIMSRLLVTTYIFPPILLAIPYSIAIAKAGLTNSLFGLMLIYLSFSVPYAVWLLVGFFQTVPIGIEEAARIDGANKFVTFYKVVLPIVAPGIVATAIYTFINAWNEFLYALIMINDTSKMTVAVALRSLNGSEILDWGDMMAASVIVVLPSIIFFSIIQNKIASGLSEGSVK
- a CDS encoding carbohydrate ABC transporter permease codes for the protein MVKDRNLTRWIFVLPAMIIVGLLFVYPFFSSIYYSFTNKHLIMPNYKFVGFDNYVKVLSDPNFFNAFFNSLKWTIFSLTGQVLVGFGLALALHRVKRFKKLYRTLLIIPWAFPTIVIAFSWQWILNGVYGYLPNMIVKLGLMDMAPSFLADSTWAFICLVFINIWFGAPMIMVNVLSALQTVPQEQFEAARIDGASTFQVFRYITFPHIKVVVGLLVVLRTVWIFNNFDLIYLITGGGPSNSTMTLPIFAYNLGWGTKLLGRASAVTVLLFIFLLAVCFVYFGIISKWEKEGGK